In a single window of the Desulfatiglans anilini DSM 4660 genome:
- a CDS encoding ABC transporter ATP-binding protein yields the protein MNEGYILQVSQLNKAFWGVIAVFNVSFELKKGDFLGIIGPNGSGKSTLLNLITGFVRPDSGSILYCGREISAKKPHSIANLGIARTFQMAKAFYRMPAYKNIIIPLCSARARQFRGGVYGERDDIAMDLLEEVGFDRSSGVPYKLTSSLPHGYLKRLELARSLALRPDLVVLDELFSGMSMAEVAGTLPILEKLKERGTTLLMVEHRLKELFRVANRVIVLNYGRKVADGSPRDVMEVEAVKEAYLGSE from the coding sequence ATGAATGAAGGTTATATATTACAGGTATCTCAACTCAACAAGGCCTTTTGGGGTGTGATTGCCGTATTCAATGTCAGTTTTGAGCTGAAAAAAGGTGATTTTTTAGGAATCATCGGTCCGAATGGGTCTGGAAAGAGCACCTTGCTTAATCTAATAACAGGGTTTGTGCGGCCGGATTCTGGCAGTATTCTATACTGTGGGAGGGAAATATCTGCCAAGAAGCCCCACAGTATTGCTAATCTTGGTATTGCTCGGACCTTCCAGATGGCGAAGGCGTTCTATAGGATGCCCGCGTATAAAAATATAATTATTCCTCTTTGCTCTGCGAGGGCAAGGCAATTCAGGGGAGGTGTATACGGCGAGAGAGATGATATCGCCATGGATTTGCTGGAGGAAGTTGGCTTTGATCGTAGCTCCGGTGTACCTTATAAGTTGACGAGCAGCCTTCCGCATGGGTACCTAAAGCGTCTAGAATTGGCTCGAAGCTTGGCGCTGCGGCCGGATTTAGTTGTATTGGACGAACTCTTTTCAGGCATGAGCATGGCAGAAGTTGCTGGCACATTACCTATTTTGGAGAAGCTAAAGGAGAGAGGGACAACTTTGCTTATGGTCGAGCATAGATTGAAGGAGCTTTTTCGAGTTGCAAATAGGGTGATTGTTCTAAATTACGGTCGAAAGGTTGCTGATGGGTCTCCTCGTGATGTAATGGAGGTGGAAGCTGTTAAAGAGGCCTATCTTGGGTCTGAGTAA
- a CDS encoding flavodoxin family protein, with translation MEKIVGLIGSPRNLGNSELMIKEISRNIPMEHELILINLTKIDVKLCTGCYKCLFEEGKCSLKDDLAKVITILKEASGVILVAPTYFLGAYCAVKILSDRGLMVLAEIEAFYGKPAVVVALAGIEGKEGSCQTDLASSAVSLGFVVKDQVTVYAALPGEVFISDKNRDVAAHLGKILLDPNYVRVSKAHECSVCLGNAFKFLGNDRVECLSCHNSGHIEWVNDGPIMHMTRDPKNIVGDLESRLLHRKWLVGMKQKFLEKRELLKSITCGYREEGKWMHNH, from the coding sequence GTGGAAAAAATAGTTGGCTTAATAGGGTCGCCCAGAAACCTTGGTAACAGTGAGCTGATGATTAAGGAGATCAGTCGCAATATTCCTATGGAACATGAATTGATACTGATAAACCTCACAAAAATAGATGTGAAGCTGTGTACAGGATGTTACAAATGTCTTTTTGAGGAAGGAAAGTGCTCATTAAAGGACGATTTGGCAAAGGTAATAACGATTCTGAAAGAAGCCAGCGGTGTGATACTGGTGGCCCCCACTTATTTTCTGGGAGCTTATTGTGCCGTGAAGATTCTTTCAGATCGAGGACTTATGGTTTTGGCTGAAATTGAAGCATTCTATGGAAAACCGGCTGTTGTCGTCGCCTTGGCTGGCATAGAAGGCAAAGAGGGGAGTTGTCAGACGGATCTGGCTTCGTCTGCGGTTTCGCTTGGCTTTGTTGTTAAGGATCAAGTGACAGTTTATGCTGCCCTCCCAGGTGAGGTGTTTATTTCTGATAAGAACAGGGACGTTGCTGCTCACCTCGGAAAAATCCTTCTTGATCCCAACTATGTGAGGGTCTCCAAAGCGCACGAGTGTTCCGTGTGCTTAGGAAACGCTTTCAAGTTTTTGGGCAACGATCGCGTTGAGTGCCTCAGTTGTCATAATTCGGGGCATATAGAATGGGTCAATGATGGTCCTATAATGCACATGACTCGTGATCCCAAAAATATTGTGGGTGACCTTGAAAGCAGATTGCTTCATCGAAAATGGTTGGTTGGAATGAAACAGAAATTTTTAGAAAAGAGAGAGTTGTTGAAAAGTATTACATGCGGATATCGAGAAGAAGGAAAATGGATGCATAATCATTAG
- a CDS encoding branched-chain amino acid ABC transporter permease, with protein MGQALFVASGAYIAGILNYYLNWPIFITIPTGTFVGGAFCTFLLMPVLRLRGIYFSMVTLILPLTIGKVFEALHILGGNDGLSGLGRFTNSTVTCFLAVLATLGCFFGMRRLMATDYGLVFISIGDNDQAAMSGGIDVYSRKNQNVFLAAAVGAFVGAFITHWIGFVGTPAFALDYSILPIASAVVGGIGSQAGAMVGSFIVVPLAEILRTLGGIRMLFYSLALLVFIILLPEGIFKYLERKYHQFERRVKVE; from the coding sequence CTGGGCCAGGCGCTTTTTGTTGCCTCCGGCGCGTACATCGCGGGTATTCTGAATTATTATCTCAACTGGCCTATCTTTATTACTATTCCGACAGGTACGTTTGTCGGGGGTGCTTTTTGTACCTTTTTGCTTATGCCCGTTTTGAGATTAAGAGGCATATATTTTAGTATGGTTACGCTGATTTTACCCTTAACGATTGGAAAAGTTTTCGAGGCGCTACACATTTTGGGCGGGAATGATGGATTGAGTGGTCTTGGAAGATTTACAAATTCTACTGTTACGTGTTTTTTGGCAGTTTTAGCGACGCTGGGATGCTTTTTTGGAATGCGTAGACTTATGGCAACTGATTACGGCCTTGTTTTTATATCGATTGGAGATAATGATCAAGCAGCCATGAGTGGAGGGATAGATGTTTACTCCCGTAAAAATCAAAATGTGTTCTTAGCAGCTGCAGTGGGCGCATTTGTGGGAGCATTTATCACACATTGGATTGGTTTCGTTGGAACCCCTGCCTTTGCATTGGACTACTCCATCCTTCCAATTGCCTCTGCTGTTGTGGGTGGGATCGGAAGCCAGGCGGGAGCGATGGTAGGCTCTTTTATTGTAGTGCCCCTTGCGGAAATTTTGCGGACCCTTGGGGGGATAAGGATGCTTTTTTACAGCTTGGCCTTGCTTGTATTTATAATTTTGCTTCCAGAGGGTATTTTTAAATATTTGGAAAGAAAATACCATCAATTTGAGCGACGCGTTAAAGTGGAGTGA
- a CDS encoding helix-turn-helix domain-containing protein, with protein MAIKDEIIRSEDSRYDHRLHGVLLVSQGFSCAKVADLFGHCPRAVQNWMKRFEESSFAGLQETKRSGRPKSIDDKTIRAVASDLRKSTETFGYRQNLWDGKLLRHHLATRYGVYLGVRQCQRLFHRLGFRQRKPRPVIARSDAEAPRRHKKTTADGQTLGS; from the coding sequence ATGGCGATCAAGGACGAGATCATTAGATCCGAGGATTCGCGATACGATCATCGGCTTCATGGTGTTCTCCTGGTCAGCCAGGGATTCAGCTGTGCGAAGGTTGCAGACCTCTTTGGCCACTGCCCTCGTGCGGTTCAGAATTGGATGAAGCGCTTTGAGGAAAGCAGCTTTGCAGGGCTGCAAGAAACCAAGAGATCTGGCCGGCCAAAATCCATTGATGACAAAACCATCCGGGCCGTTGCCTCTGACCTGCGAAAATCGACCGAAACGTTTGGCTACCGCCAGAATCTCTGGGACGGTAAGTTGCTCAGGCATCATCTTGCCACCCGGTACGGGGTCTATCTCGGCGTACGTCAATGCCAGCGCCTTTTTCACCGGCTTGGGTTCAGACAGAGGAAGCCACGCCCGGTCATCGCACGATCCGACGCTGAGGCGCCGCGGAGACATAAAAAAACCACTGCGGATGGCCAAACGTTGGGATCTTGA
- a CDS encoding ABC transporter ATP-binding protein gives MMLEVKNLMVFYENALALNDFSFHVLEGEFVSVLGPNSAGKTTMMNSISGLLEEMRVREARRGGVRITVLGEILYKGDNILGVKPKNRVKRGIVLARERHPIFRESDVVENLKIAGYLHGSGSVRQDIHSVFELFPTLERFKNRKAGFLSGGEQQMLMIGMVLTARPHLLLLDEPLLGLSPMLQRNLVEAMKHINHKGITQLVTEQFARPLLPFIDRGYILENGMHTLSGTGQELMDNPEVKSAYFGI, from the coding sequence ATGATGCTTGAAGTGAAAAATCTTATGGTGTTTTATGAAAATGCCCTTGCTTTGAACGATTTTAGTTTTCACGTTTTAGAAGGCGAGTTTGTAAGTGTTCTAGGGCCAAACAGTGCAGGAAAGACAACGATGATGAATTCGATTTCTGGCCTTCTTGAAGAGATGAGGGTAAGGGAGGCGAGGAGGGGGGGGGTGAGGATTACAGTCCTTGGAGAAATCCTATATAAAGGGGATAATATTCTGGGAGTTAAACCAAAGAACAGAGTAAAAAGGGGGATTGTACTCGCTCGTGAAAGGCATCCCATTTTTCGCGAGAGCGATGTCGTTGAGAACCTCAAGATTGCCGGATATTTGCACGGTAGTGGGTCGGTCAGACAAGATATCCATTCTGTTTTTGAACTTTTCCCTACTTTAGAAAGATTTAAGAATAGGAAAGCTGGTTTTCTAAGTGGGGGAGAACAGCAAATGCTTATGATTGGGATGGTTCTGACTGCTAGACCTCATTTATTGCTTCTAGACGAGCCCTTACTTGGCTTGAGCCCCATGCTGCAACGCAATTTAGTTGAAGCTATGAAGCACATCAATCATAAGGGGATCACACAGTTGGTGACAGAACAGTTTGCGAGGCCGCTCCTACCGTTTATTGATAGGGGATATATATTGGAGAATGGAATGCATACACTGAGCGGGACAGGACAGGAGCTTATGGATAACCCTGAAGTTAAGTCCGCCTATTTTGGGATATAA
- a CDS encoding DUF4338 domain-containing protein — protein MEFHGTVSAFASLKIDMPRRTPDEVLCNHLVDNYHYLALPRIVSAYLKYLAYPDGHLVACLRWGSAP, from the coding sequence TTGGAGTTTCACGGAACGGTCTCCGCGTTTGCCTCTTTGAAAATCGACATGCCCCGGCGCACCCCGGATGAAGTCCTGTGCAATCACCTGGTCGATAATTACCATTACCTGGCGCTCCCCCGAATCGTCAGTGCATACCTGAAGTACCTCGCCTACCCGGATGGACACCTGGTGGCATGCCTCCGTTGGGGCTCAGCGCCTTAG